A window of Benincasa hispida cultivar B227 chromosome 9, ASM972705v1, whole genome shotgun sequence genomic DNA:
acctaagataacatcaaattctagtaattctaatggaatcaaggcGACCCAAAAACTTTGGtctccaagaattacttcataATTCCTATAATACTCATGTACCACTGAGTATCTCCTACGGGCGTAGAAATAAATAATTCCTCATCCATACGTTCAAGtattttatctatatgtaatgcacacatactagatatgaatgagtgtgtagcaccaggatcaaataatatataagcggattgattacataaagttatcgtactagttacgacatctggagcttcttccgcttcctggtgtgtcatagAGTACATTCTACCCTACTGCTGCTGCGGTTGCTATTGGGGTCGTCCAGCTacccctttctgcttagctaCACTCGATCCTTCACCTATAGTTTCGGTCGTTCTAGGTTGGTTTACCATCTGTGTTCCTTGTCTTTGTTCATTTTGTGTTCCATGACTTAGCTGAGGAAAATCTCTTCTGAAATGCCCAGCTTGTCTGCACTGAAAACACACATTCCTATTACCGTAGCATACCCCTGTATGAGGTTtaccacagtttacacaaagtggtttCCTCCCCGTACTAGCCACCGACTCACTAGCATGACCTGATACTGATCTACCACTTTGTTTAGCTACAGGTCTGGACTTCTTTCGACTCAAACTTTGTTGGCTCATGCCTCCAAAACTCCTTATCCTCGACTGTCCAGAGAACGAGGATCTAAATTTTTCACTTCTTGTTTTTTCAAGCACTCTAAACTGTCCTTCTCTTGGTTGAAGTTCATCCTCCTTCGTTACACTCCCCTCTACTCGGAtagcggtctcaactaactgagtgaaattcacccaattagatGTAGAGGAAACGGGTGTACGTATTTTTCATCTTATATCTCCTACACCTCTCCTTCTCTTATGCgatgatcggaagggcatactgagataactcagtaaatttttgctcatactcagcaaccgttatcactccctgagttagcctaaggaattcctccctcttcgcatctctaaaagaactacggtagtatttatcctcaaatacttgtctaaactcagaccaagtcatagtttctaaatgactccttctagcctctatcactttccaccactttTCAACCCCTTTTTGCAACAAGAATGTCGCTAACTCGACCTTACAGTCCTCAGGGCATCTCATAACTTTAAAACACTTCTCAATCAAACCCAACCAGATTTCAGCATCTAATGGATCTGTGGTTCCATCGAACGTCGTGGCTCCTAAAGCTTTCAACCTCTCGATGCCGAACTTCTTTTCCGGATCATTTTGGATCGATCCTACACTCGCCGCTaatctttgagtgattctatcgaatactcgatcctccatctgggGTTCTACATCTAGTTTTGGTGTACTAGACTCGTTTTCAGAAGATGCCTCCTATtctactgagtctctaactcttttccccttcggatTTGGGTCTGACGAGACCTCAAGACCTCCACTGGTAGGGTCAATATTCCTCTCCTCAGTCTGCTTGCTCCGCCAACCACTTCTTCTCAACATCTTTGTCtaattattaagtacacatgttagggatgTATCTATTGGactttaatctaatgcatgaactctctctttcacccaaagtCTTATGTTTTAGTACTAAGCTAGCTTAAATCTTTCCAAAACTTACGTATAACCCATCCTTTAATACAAAGTTGGTATcaactaattcctcaattgtctaaaaaacttatgctctgataccaagctgtcaaACCCCACCCCAaaccaccttcttagcctagagaagggcgtgactgcagcagttatcaacccttaggctaacacttactgcctaaaaactttTACGAAATAATTCTGATACCAAATACATATTATATGCAACGGAACGTCTTTAGGCCCAcagtttattaacttagaaacataaaatgtttagagtcattacagacctagatttacaagtcccaaaacccacaaaccctattccctatatgaacaatagtgacatgtgtacaatattaacagtaaccacctagcaaacggttacaagtcttttggtcctttagtggcagagtagatactgagctgtctttagaggatttgaccgctacctatgGGGGGGGGggaacaaaaacatttgaaaatggggtgagcatATGCCTAGTGAGTGatcgagaaaacatagtaaattctcatgcatagtTTCAGAagatagttttatctgaaatataatttaatgcaGCATAAACAATTTCCAAGCGTAAAttatataaagctgttttaaacataaaacaataaaatcatttctcaaatcaaagtattgtataactggtaaaataatcccaacaccaactactagtccagagagaacccttttgctcaatctctgactttattcacctgtggccacattaggtactactgctcagataccttctccttgtacttcagtatcgagctactaggataccttctccaacgtacttcatTATCCCGTTGGCTTGTTACCTTCTCAAACATACTTCATTAtccaaatacatcgcccagaagcttgctcgaccgttcaatgcataggcgaggcgtgggcATGACAATTGAATGCAGCACCGAACAAGGCGTGGCTGATGTTCAGGCCGCTCTCGCTCTTTCCCACTGTCTCGCTGGtctcactctctccactctcactcaaaatctcgctctctctattctcgctctctccaactttctagctcaaaatctcgctttctctactctcgctctctcccactttctcgctggtctcgctctctcccatcttctatccaatctcgctctctacCATTTTCGCTCtaatctcgctggtctcgatctcaatgatctcgctctcaatgatctcgctcttagctactgcgaattgtttgtctccgtgcaacttttctacatttttttcagattttccccaaaataatttcccatatttttctcagttcttcaatcctttcttcagccataacgcatttcacataacttcTCTATACTTAACCGAAATTCCCaaaactcaatttccatatttttctttttcaaatccccattccaCACTAGCTGTTTCATCATCttacttattatacaaatttcatcacaattttaccaattaaagctcaacttaatttattcaaagaaaaatctacttaacacttagaaatttccttccccttaacttaggatttaactaTCACTTagatcacttgcttaagtaaggaaaatagaaatccgaGTTTcacacattcaaatatttttctctcgtaattatagatcacatctataattgaccatattatattaatctcattaatatgaaattgatttgaacaattcaaaccattCATCTTATATATCCTTTGGTGAGTTAACAAgggaaccttatagacctacagattaaaagatctaatgatataagattcattaattaaactcttgaattaaattaatctattttcattaactaccgatcactccactaaagactgtagctgcactcttcgcactgtagatttatttatgtgtccatagatataactAATCAGCAACAAATcgaaccttcacaaattgctcataactatagctgggttaaaatatcgttttacctctgtagttacaaCAAACGTCTTAAATACCACCGATcccactaatgaacaaatagtttatagtccaactataaactaccACCtttcgagccagtgagaggttgaggcctcaatATTCAAGACCATGAATCAGCTATtaaatgagcaatttatctactttctttaaggtcgggaaatgagtgaatttcatcttgtttaGTTGTGTTCCTATCTTCCTACTCGgacaagtccctaaaatggtaggcttgttaagtcgacTAACAatgtcactctcacccatacaaatcacaggattgccctcatagacaggaaggagttcacaactcactcaggatcaaAGTCAAgacacctatggtcatcctagtgaaatgtaagtctcttcttgcaacggtgttatatagagagactattcattttgcggttcggtcttatacaaactctttgtatataataccctcgctcgcatgcctccacatgaatgatcatgatcagatcatttgtagaactttacaacaattgtaacatctataaagcatgttgtagtcCTAGTGTAaataggataaggtacccaaccttatccatctactacagaccatttaggttattaattaaatatgattcacctgtatgtctctacatatatgtttaaatttcataaaataaccttggatcttagtttattggattgaattaatgtagtataaacattaataaaatacctcttattttattatatacatTACTTgactttacaaactacaagatacactcGATTTACGGCATTAACTCTAACAATATCAACTCACAAAATTCTTCTTGATTCCTCTAAGTCTTTCATGTTAAAATCTTTCTCTGGAAGGTCTTTAACATGTCCAAAATCTTTCTTAGAGCTTCCTGATAATCTCATGTCATCTAAATAGAGAAGTAGATACACCGTATCTTCAAAACTCTTTGTATTAATGTAGACACGCCATCATAGGAGCTTCTTTTGAACCCAAGCTTTTGACACGACCTTATCAAATCTGTAACACCAACATCTAGATAACTGTTTGAGACTATAGATTGACTTATTTAATAGACAAACTAGGTTTTCCTCTCCCTTCTTTCACATAACCTTGTGATTGCTTCATGTAGATGGTTTCATTTAGATAACCATGTAGGAAAGCAGTTTTAACTTCCAATTGGTCTAACTTTAAGTCCTTTTGTACAACTATGGAAAGGAGTAGCctaatttatgtttgttttaccATTGGTGAGAACACTTCATGGTAGTTTATGCCATCTTTCTCTGTGAAGTCTTTAGGTACAAGTCTTTCCTTGAATCTAGACTTTTGGACCCTTGGTATCTCTTCTTTGaacttgtagatccacttacaagaTATAGATTTGTACCCTTTAGGTAAGGATATGAGCTTCCAAATATCATTTAGATTGAGATACCTCATATCTTCATTCATGGCCTCAATCCATTGTCTAGCATAATAACTATTAGTAGCTTCTTCAAAGCTTATAGGTTCAATATTACTTAGAGAAATGGCAGCACTTAAGACAACACTCGCAAAATATGATTCACCATATCTAGTAAGGATTCTTATAGTTCTTCTTTCTTTACATCTTACTAACGAATAGTTTTGTAGGTATGCTTGTTCATTAGTCACTTCTTCCTCAACTTCAAGAGGctcatcttcttcaatttctaaattttgttgAGAAGAACAAGTTCCAAGGTCATTTGAGTATTCCACCTCAAATCTTGTGTTACTAGTTTCAGGCATAGGAATAGGTTTATGTTCAGTCACCATGAACATCTCATTCTTACGAAGACAACATCTCTACTGTTAATGCACTTCCTTTCAATAGGGTGCCACAACCTATAGCCTTTAACTCTTTGTGTGAAGCacaaaaacatacattttacAGTCCTTGGTTTCAATTTACCTTGACTTTGATGCACATGCCCTAGACTCCCAAAATCTTCAAGTGGTCCAATTTGGGAAGGTGACCTATACACTTCTCCTTAGGTGTTTTCCGCTCAATGAAATTGTGTGGACATCTATTTAGGGTGTAGATAGTGTAGGAGACATGTTCCGTCCAAtatttttctagtaaaagagaATTGGATAGCTGACATTTAACTCTTTCAAGCATTGTTTATCGAGTTTATCCGCTACCCATTTTGTTTATGTGTATATTTCACCATTTTATGCCTCACAATTCCATTTTCCCAACAAAATTTGATGAAGTATTCTCCACAAAACTCTAATCCATTGTCAGttctcaaatatttaatttgatttaaaagttTGCTCTTAATTAAGGCTTTccactttttaaattttccaaaaaCTTCATCTTTTGCTTTTAAGAAATAAAGCcaactttttcttaaaaaaaaaagtcatcaataaaaagatAAGAAGTACCTTACACCACTTAAGGAGGGTGAGTGAGCTAAACCCCATAGGTCAGAATGCATATACTCCAAAATTATCTTTGTAGTGTGTTGTCCCTTTGGAAAAGTCTGCCTAATATAGCCTTTCCAAGTATGCAATGCTCACAAAATTGCAAGTTATCACTTGAAGAAATGGTGAAGTTCCGTAGCAGAAGTGGGAGTCATTACCAATTTAAGTTctacatataattgaaatttacAAAAGAAGAATTATGTAGAAACacaaatttatagcatgctAATGAAGGAGAATTTTAAGGTTAGGAGAAATACGTACCCTTgaagaaaaatttcttcttcttcaccaaaTTCCCTTTCCCAAACATTCATGAACATGTCAGTGAGGATACTATAACAAGAGTTGCTTCTGTATTCTTCTTAGGATTAGAATTCTCAGAAGTTGTATGAGCTCTGAGATTTTGAAAGTGGGAGAATATTTTTGGAGAGGGAAAAACATTATATGAGATCTTGATTATCCAAGTGATTGTTATCTATGACaccaaaaaaagaagaagatccaACCCCTCCAACACACGTCTATGAAACGAGAGAAAACGGGGGAAAGGTGTTATAACTCCCcgcaaaattaaattcaaattttaatttttaagaaatataataaaaaatttaaatatatttatatgataacaaacttaaaatacaatatatattaaactatatgttatatcgaatATTATACacaatctatagtttttatattgtatcaaatacaatatagcctatagtttttatttctctcacacgtgcatagtatttaatataaataaaatttatactaaatttaattatatgaatttcatccatataattaacatttgaatcatttgtggtatttaatataaatcatatgtatattaaatttaattatatgaatccaattcatataatttgaatatttaattcatctcaAAATGAACTCTATATCagaatgtatcaaatacattatatatcacatataattaatttaaattaagtaaatcacatataatcaattctctcagttaatttgaacagttcaaattaatcaaaaattaattatcagtAATTCTTGTTAAGCTACAGagaagaccttatggaccaataaattgaagctccaatggtacttgaataattaattaaacttctgtAAGTAAGTTATTCAACGTCCATTAACTGCTGATTACTCTACTAAAGAACTacaattgcactctttgcactatagatatatttctgtgttcattggatataaccagtcaatagtgagATGAACCTTCACATATTGCTCGCAAGTACAGCTGGacaaaaattatcgttttgcctctatatTTACATCTAACTTATTAAGTATATTGATCCATCTAGTGAACAATAAGAAATAGCCAGACTATGACCAAAtgcctcttgggccaagagagggtgtgacgtcACATttttcaagccctggaatcaacccttaagagagcaatttatctacttactcaaacgttagagaatgagtgaattccgtcttgtatagTTATGTTCTCAACTCCTCAATATGATGAATCCACAAAACGGTAtgcttattgagtcagtgatctaaccactctcacccatataaatcaaaggaccaccttcataggcaaatgttcacaactcactcagaattcaagtcatgtcacctatggtcatcctggtgaaatataagtctctattatgaatggtgctATATAATGTGACTAATCATTTTATGGTTTGTTGCTATACAAATGCCTTTATACAGaacacccctgctcacatgtctctacatgaatgatcatgatcagatcatttgtagcactttacaacaactgtaacatctacaaagtaggccgtattcgtagtgtcaccaggataaggtatccaactttatccatctactatagaccatttaggttatcacttaaacatgatccacctgtatgtctctacatgcatGTTTAAACTGTTGGAAATAGTGTcttaaatctccttgtaatctcgtaatTTGTTAActatgtataaacatattgttattaataaaataattgttattttataagtatttaatcaacccaataaactaaaatccgaggttattttatatacatttaaacaagtatatagAAACATACAGGTgtatcttgtttaaataataatctaaatggtctgtagtagatggataaggttgggttccttatcctggtgactatggatacgacccgctttttaggtgttacaagtattgtaaagtgctacaaatgatctgatcctggtcattcatgtggagatatacgaGCAGAAGTATCCTAtccaaagagtttgtataagaccagaccataaaatgtttagtctctttatataacaccgttgataatagagacttacatttcactaggatgaccataggtgacatgatttGAATCCtgtgtgagttgtgaactcctgctcatgaaggcggttctttgatttgtatgggtgagagtggccagattgcacAATTAACAAACcaatcattttggggattcgtttgattggggagctgg
This region includes:
- the LOC120084680 gene encoding uncharacterized protein LOC120084680 gives rise to the protein MEDRVFDRITQRLAASVGSIQNDPEKKFGIERLKALGATTFDGTTDPLDAEIWLGLIEKCFKVMRCPEDCKVELATFLLQKGVEKWWKLVETAIRVEGSVTKEDELQPREGQFRVLEKTRSEKFRSSFSGQSRIRSFGGMSQQSLSRKKSRPVAKQSGRSVSGHASESVASTGRKPLCVNCGKPHTGVCYGNRNVCFQCRQAGHFRRDFPQLSHGTQNEQRQGTQMVNQPRTTETIGEGSSVAKQKGVAGRPQ